The following is a genomic window from Chitinophagales bacterium.
AGTAGCGAATTACTCTACCAATGTCAATTCACTTATCCGAGTGGATATCGTAGTAACGATGATAGGTATGCGTACTTTGAGTCTTTTGGCTTATGTCAAACCCGCTGCTAAGATTACCATACCGGCAGCTGCATTTAGAAACTTAGAGAATGAAGGAAATTTCAATCTCAAAGACTGTTATCTTTCTATCAGCGACCAGCTAATGGTCAAAGCTATAAAGCCAACCGGAAAAATCCCTTCGAATCAAATGGTCATTACGGGTAGCAATGATGGAATGTGGGTAGAAGCTACAAATAGTGGTGAGGTCAGCAAAGGCATTCAGGGTATCACTAATGTGGAAAAACGCAATGCAGCCTATGCAATGCCTTTATCTTTTGCCAAAAAAATCGCAGTGGGTAGTTTATATGCTAAAGGTGAAATTTCTTATCAAACTGAGAAAGAAAAAACAGAAGAGAAAACCACTTATGATGTAAGAGATCATGCCATTTATAAAGAAACAACCAAAACCAAAACTAGAGAAACGAGAGATGTGCAATTTCCTCCAATACCAAATTCATATTTGGATGAAATATTAGCCAATGTATATACTAAAATGTCTTCTGTATTGTCCGAAGTTAATAGTTCTACAATCCTACCACCTAATGCAATACCGAGTGCAGCAAGTTTTGGACGAAGTCAACCATTTATGTATGAAAATGAAAATAACAACAGTGAGTACTTAAGAGCATATCAAAATTTAGGACCTGTACGAAAATTATCTACCGTATTCAACATGCACTACGGCGTAGAATCACTTCTAAAAGACGTTCAGGCTGACGCTTTTCTTAAGGTGTCTTTAATATCCAAACTCTATCCCCAAGGGAGCAAATCAGTTATGAATACCTATATGGAGATTGAACTTTTAGGTGCTCCTAATGGCAGCTTTCGTTCTTTTGCAGGTAACACGAAATACTTTACCATGCGCCTAGATGGTATAAACTATGAGTTAAAGAAAGATCAACAAGTTGATTTTGCAAAAGTTTTTCAAGTAGATTATTTTGTCAGTCAATTCAAAGAAAAACTCAAAGAACTCCAAGCCAAAGAGCGAGCTATAGGCGATTATGAAACCTATTGGAATTTGCAAAAGTAATAGCTAAACAATTCTTAATTTCATTTTTAGTATCATTATAAATTTCTAATTTATCTCATTCGATTGTTGATTAAAACCCCTGGTATGAAGTAATTCCATATATGCTGAAATATAAGTTTTGACTTTCCATGTAATTTAAACACTATATAAACCTTGATTTACGCTTATAATTTCCCTTAGCTTTTAATTCTTAACCTATTTAATTCAAAATTGGACTTTTTGATTTACTTCTCGGAATATGAGTTAAATAATGGCTACCTTGAAGAGCAAATAAGTCAAAATGGCCTAAATCACCACCCACTACAAATTCACTACATAGTTTTTTTATACTCTAAGACGAGCTAGTTTTGTAATCAATAATTACATTAAACTAGAATCGTATGAGACATTTTATTCTTTACTGCTTAGTCATAGTTTTGAGTTACTATGCACAAGGACAAAATCAAATAGAAAAAAAGGAAGTACCCCATATTCAGCGAATAAAATTTCACAAAACTTTGTCAAGTATTCAATATGAATACTTCAAAGATAAGGGAGTTTGCTTTTTAGAATATATGGGTCGACAAACGTATCTCGTGGATGACCCTCAACATATACTAGATGAGTACACTTCATTAATTGCAAATATCAGTTCCGTGCAACCTCATGAAAAATTTATACGCTTTAGTCCTTCAAAATATCGCTCCCGATACGAGAATTTTATCGTTAAAATCTATAGTTCGAGAAAAATTTCAGACTTAAATGCAATATTATCTACATACAAAATTTTAGAAATTGATAGTCTCGCTCATACCATAACAATTAGAGCTAATGAAAATGAAATTCTAGAATTGGCAAATCAAAATTCAGTACAATATATAGAAGCGGACGATATGGTATCTGCACCAGATGGTTTACTAGACCTTGGTAATAAACGCTCCACTTCTATTTCATTGAATGCTAATTATGGCATGCAATTCAATGGGACAGGAATTAACGTGGGTATTCAAGATGATGGCAATGTCAATGACCATGTCGATTTTCACAATAGATTATTGAAGAATGTCAAAGATAATAATGGCGCTCATGCCGATTTGTGTTCTGGCTCAATAGCTGCAGCAGGCAATCGAGACCCTCTAGGTATGGGAGCTGCATGGGGCGCAAATTTGCATGTGTTTAAGCAGAGTGGCTATCCACTTTTTACCAATTCTACGATAGCTCAATTATATACTGATGATAGTATTTATATTACGAGTACCTCTTATAGTCAGATTTGTAATGAGGGGTATAAAACTATTAGTGCCAATATCGATGCACAAATTCGCTCTCGAACATCCCTTATGCACGTTATATCCGCAGGGAACGATGGAGATAAAAACTGTGGGTATGGTGCAGGAAATAATTGGGGAACGATAACTGGAGGGCACAAGGCTGCCAAAAATTGTCTCACGGTAGGGAGTGTCAATTCTTACGATGCAATGAGCGGTTTTAGCAGTCGAGGACCTGCTAAAGATGGACGTTTGAAACCAGAAGTTTGCGCCGATGGGGAACAAGTCTATACCACAGGAAATAGGGATAACTACAATCTAGCCAAAGGCACCTCGCAATCTGCTCCTGGGGTAGCGGGAGCTTTGGCTCAACTGTACCATGCCTATAAATCCAAGACAGGGAATAATGCGCCATCAGCCCTTATCAAAGCAGCTATAATGAATGGCTGTGAAGATCTGCACAACAATGGTCCAGATTTCCGCACGGGATACGGTAGAATAAATGTATGGCGCTCTTGGCGAATGATCGATAACAATTCTTATTTCACGAGTAGTATTGGTCAGGGAGATTCTAATATTCACACGATTACACTTCCTGCCAATGCTAAATCGTTGCGAATAATGCTGTATTATCATGACAGGGAAGCCTCACCCAATGCTGCTAAAGACTTGGTCAATGACCTCAACATGCGGGTGGTTCATAGCATAGGAACCTTAAATCCATGGGTGCTTAATCATTCGCCTAATCCTGCTACAATAGACAATCCAGCGGTAAGAGGCATCGATTCGATGAACAATCACGAGCAAGTAACCTTAAATGATCCACCATCTGGAAATTATCAAATCATCGTCAAAGGACATGACATCCCGATGGGGAACCAACCTTATGTGGTTATCTACGAAGTACAAATGGATGAGGTGCGATTGATTTTTCCTGCTGGAGGCGAGGCCATGGCTCCGGGTTCTGAGCACACATTTCGATGGGATGCATCGCACAATTCAGGTAGTTTTCATCTGGAAATTTCTAACTCAACAGGGACTAGCTGGACTACTATCAGTAATAACATAGCAGGAGATAAGCGATGGTACAATTATACTATTCCAGCAGGAGTATCATATAGCGGTTTATACAAATGTAGAATTTCTAGAAATGGGGTCGCAGATACGAGCAATTCTTTCTCTATAATTCATAGACCAGAAAATATCCGACTCGATTGGGTATGTGCAGACTCTGCTAAATTCTGTTGGGACACTGTCGCCAATGTCAGCCAATACAAAGTATATAAGCTCGGCACAAAATATATGGATTCTCTTTCTGTTACAGGGAATAGTTTTTTTGTAGCTAAAAACCTTAATCCGAACAACGAAGATTGGTTTAGTGCACAATCTATGGGAGCTAATAACGCATTTAGTCGCCGAGGGTATGCTGTAGAGAAAGAACGAGGAATGTTTAACTGTGCATCTCAAGTAGATCTAAAATTAGCAGCAGTCATAAGTCCTGAAGGTAGTATTTCTAGCTGTATCAAACGAGATAGTTTAAAACTAGTTTTGAAAATTATAAATAATGGAATGGCCGTTAACTCGGTTCCTGTATCCTATTATCTAAATAAAAACCCTATAGCTAGAGATACTATCAACCAAACATTACAGATGAATTCAGAATATATCATCACACTCACTAAGACGATAGCTGCTAAGTCCACAGGAATTGACTCAATGATGATATACCTCGCTCATCCTGCCGATGCCTATAGAGCCAATGATACCCTATATTTTCTTTGGAATAATGTAGCGGCGTATAGTGTGTCTATTCCTTTTGTAGAAGAGTTTGATAGCTATGCCGATGCAGATACTGCTTTCGATTGTAACATAGATCATATCCTGCCAGCTCCCTGGTACAATGACCTCAATCCTGCCCAAGACGATATGGATTGGCGAATAAGGAGTGGAGCTACTCCGTCCACAGAATCAGGACCCAACGGTGATACTACTTCAGCCTCAGCTAATGGAAAATACGCTTTTGTACAATCAGGAAATTGTGAAGATTTTGTAGCCAAACTCAATCTGGGGTGCATCAATCTCGATACAGCACAAAATCCTTATCTTACATATTTCTATTCTATGAATGGAAACAATATGGGCGAACACCGGGTAGAAATTTTCGGAAATGGAAAATGGAATTTTGATACTGTAAATCGCAAAGTTGGATATCAAGGATCTGCTTGGAAACAACACCGAATTGATTTGACTCCATACAAAGGGCAGAAAATTATGCTCCGATGGACTGCCAAAGTAAAAGGGGAGTTGGGGTCAGATATCGCTATTGATAGAATAAGCATTCGAGATAGTATTTATCGAGATACCCTAACCCTCAATCGCAATCCTCTAGCTGGAGGCACAGTATCAGGAAATGGTATCTATACTAGAAGTTCGAGCGTTACAGTTTCAGCTATTGCCAATCCCAATTATACTTTTATCAAGTGGACAGAAAACGGTAATCCTGTAAGCACCAATGCTAGCTATACATTTACGATTAGTGGAAATAGAACATTGGTGGCAAATTTCACTCAAATTATGGACACTATTCTCACATCAGCAAGCCCAAGCATAGGAGGCAGCACAGCGGGTAGTGGTACTTTGGCAAGAGGCGCGAACGCAACGGTAACAGCTACCGCTAATGCAGGTTATACCTTTACCAACTGGACGGAAAATGGAAATCCTGTTAGCACTAATGCTAGCTATACATTTACGATTAGTGGAAATAGAAATTTAGTAGCAAACTTCACTCAGAATGTCGTAAATTATATGGTAACGACAGCATCTAGCCCTAGTAACGGCGGTACAACAACAGGAAGTGGCAGTTTTGCAAATGGCGCTAGCGTTACAGTAAATGCTACTGCTAATGCAGGCTATACATTTGCTAACTGGTCAGAAAATGGAATCATAGTATCCACAAATGCCTCTTTCACTTTTACCATTGTCACTAATCGCAATTTGGTTGCTAACTTTATACAGAATGTTGTGAACTATACTGTCGCTTTGTCTGCTAATCCAATTCAAGGAGGCACTATGATAGGAACGGGTTCTTACAATAGTGGCACTACCGTAACTATTCAAGCAACACCAAATGCTGGCTATGTATTTCAAAATTGGACAGAAAATGGAACGGTAATGAGTACCAATTCTTCGTATTCCTTTGTTCTCAATAATAACAGAACTCTTGTCGCAAATTTCAGAGCCAACACAAATTCTATTTCATCTGTTGCAATAAATAAATTAGAATTATATCCTAACCCTGCACAATCTATTGTCCAAGTAAATTCGCAAATGCCTATAAAGTCAATATCCATCCATGATGTACTAGGCAAAAAGCTAAAAGAAATCTTATTAGATAAACAACTATTACTTTATAGCATAAATATTGACGATTTGAGTAAGGGCATATACTTAGTTTGCATTAATACAGAAGAAGGAAGCATCCAAACAAAGTTAATCGTTGAAAAATAAATCGAAAAACAACTCACGACAAATTCACTACAAGGTTTATTTTTGAGCTAGAATGATGGTAAATTTGTAACCAGTAATTGAGCATGAAAAAAGAGTTAGAATTTTTTAATCAGTATTATCTTCCTATCTATCGAGATATGGTTAAGGCGAAGGACAATGTAGTCAATAAATTAACTAGCGAGAAAGATAAAACAAAAAAAACTATTTTAAATCTTGTACAGTTCATTATAGACTTCCGTGCGAATATTAGACAAAATTATGATGAAAAATATGGTACACTGGGCAAGGAACTTAAAGCACAAAAACTAGAACTTCTTTACGGCCATTTTGTACTCTACTATATTCAACACCTAACTAATGAGAAGGCTGCATTTGCCATGGGAGAAGCTCTTAAACTTGGAGAAAAATATAAAGATATCGACCTTATCTACAACTGTCACCTCCGATTTGCTCAGATTTATTATTTATTGAATGTGCGGGACAAAGCCATTCATCATTTAAATGCTATCGATGACAAATTATGCCTAGGCAAATTTGAAATGGAAGCTCTTTTGGTCAATAAATATTCACAACTCATGCGTTTTCACTACTTAAATGAAAAAAATGATGAAGCAATAGCATGTGAGTTGTTTGCAAAGAAATTAATCGAAAAGTCAAAATTTTCTTTTCATGTTACCTTAAACTTTTATAGTCATCAAGCGGATTTTCATGGAATACTAAAAAAGGAGGAAGGATTACTGAATTTGAAAAGAGAAATTAAAAAGCTGTATAAGCTTCCTCTTTACAAAGACGGAACAAAAATGTCAGCACTCCATTTTTACTCTAATGCAATTACAAACTTTACAATAAAAAATAATTTATCCAAAGCCGAAATAGATAAATGGAGTCATGAACAACTTTATATATTTTCAGAGCTAGAAAAAGTTTACCAAAATCCGCTTCATATTAATACGCAGTATTTGCAACAAGCTACATTGCATTATAACTTAGGTCATTATAAAGAAGCTATTACATATCTAGCGAAAGCGTTTAGATTTTTCTCTACCTATTTGGATAATACCAATTATCTCTATTTACATTATACTGCGGCAAAGATTTATTCTGCTATGTCAAAAGATAATCAGAATTTAGACGGGCTGTATAAGATTACTAGACACTGGGATAAAGCATTGGATATATCGCAAAAACAAAAATCAGAGCAATTAAAAACTCGTGTAGAAAAATTGACAAAAGAACATGAACTAGAAAAAGAAAAAATCAAAGCTTCTCAACTTCAAAAAGAACTCAAAATGACTTCTCTACATCTTCAAGAAAAAATAAATACTCTCGATGAATTGAAAAAATATGTCAACTCATTGAAGAAAACAGATTATCAAATGGGAAAATTGATTCTAACAATTTCCAACAAAATAGAATCTATCAAAGTGAGTGAAGAAGAGCGCTCTGTGCTCATGCATAAAATCGACAATAGCGATGTGGACTTTGCAAGAAAACTAGCAGAAAAGCATCCGAGTCTCTCTGCATTGGAAGTGAGGATGTGTGGACTATTCAAAACAGGGATGAATAATAAAGAACTCTCTAAGCTTTTTGGACTATCCGATAGAAGCTATGAACAACACCGATATAGAATAAAAAAGAAAATGAATTTATCTGCCGACGATGGCCTAGTCGAGCATTTAAATAATTTATAAATAAATTATGTAATCACTTAAATCAACGTCTTATGAACAGATCCATTTTAAAACTACTTATAGTTTTACTCACTTTTCACGGCTTTATTTTATTAAAAGCACAAGCTCCTAATAAAATAAATTATCAAGGTATAGCCCGCAATGCTGATGGTACACCTCTGGCAAATAAGCCTTTGGCGCTGCGCTTGAGCATAATAGATGGAAGTCCTGCTGGAAGTGTCGTCTATTCGGAAGTACATAGTCAAACTACAAATGCTTTCGGATTATATTCAATCGGTATCGGCACAGGCTCTGTAGCTTCTGGAAGTATGACTACTATCAACTGGGCAAGCGGGGACAAATTTCTCAAAATAGAAATGGACCCTAACGGAGGTAGTGCCTTTGTAGAAATGGGAACCTCTCAACTATTGAGTGTTCCCCTCGCCCTCTATGCTAATTCTGCCAACACCGCCAATACTGCTACATCAGCTACCAATGCTGTGAATGCAACGAATGCTACAAATGCCACTAACGCAACTACAGCAACAACTGCCAATGCTTTAGCTCCATCAGCTATTATCAATCAAAATCAAATCTCTGGCACTGGCGCAGCGACTGGTCAAGTCTTAAAATGGGACGGTAGTAAATGGACTCCAAAAAATGATAGCCTAGGTATAGGTGGCAGCGGAGATAACTGGGGTGCACAAACAGTATCCACAGACGCTTCATTAACTGGGAATGGAACATCAAGCAATCCACTTAAGCTAGCTCAGCAAGGGGCTAATTCTGGTCAATCACTTAAGTGGAATGGCACAACTTGGCTTCCTTCTAATGATAATGTATTTGATGGTGATAGCTCTACTATGAATGAGATACAGACAATCAGTCGTAGCAATGATACTATATATCTCACCAACGGAGGATTCGTGAAACTACCTGCTGGCGGAGGGGCTCAAATAATTTCTCGCACCAATGGCACAATAAACTTATCCAATGGTGGAGGCTTCATCAATCTGCCTGATTCATCCTCAATCAATGAGTTGCAAACAATAAGTCTGGTCAATGATACCTTAAAATTAAATCAAGGGGGAGGCAATGTAAGTTTGGTCAATGCAAATCGGTTTAGCTGGACAAAAGCAGGTACGGCCATCATTAAACCCACACTAAGCGATGATCAATATATAACTGGAAAATTAGGGATTGGGAATTTTAGTGGGACCAATCCAAGTGCCAATCTACATGTTTTTGGTACTGGGATATTTGGAGTCAACAATAGAGTGGCAGCCAATAACAGCTTAGCAATAGGATCTGGAGATACCGTAACGGGGGATTATAGTATAGCATTAGGGTCTTCTCATACTCTATCGGCTACACAATCCATCGTAATAGGAAACAGTGATACACTTACCAGCAATAGCAGCTTAGTAGTAGGAACTCAAAATAAGGCAACTGGACAAACTTCGATTGTATCAGGGTATAGAAACAAATCATATGGTGCCGAAGCTAGTGTTTTTGGTGCATACAATGAAGTGCCTTCATGGGTTAGCACTAGCTTTGTTGCTGGCGAAGGCAATAAACCAAAAGTGTCCTACGAGTCCATTCTTGGTACCTACTCTACAGACTACACTCAAACTTATACTAACACTGATAGATTGTTTAATATAGGAAATGGAACAAATGCTACTACACGATCCGATGCATTGACCTTGCTAAAAAATGGAAATTTAGGACTTGGTACATCAACTCCGAGTTCCAAATTGCATCTTCAAGGCAATGGAATTATCAAGCAAAATATGGTTAGTTTCGATTCTATAGCTTCGTTAAGTATAAGTTCACAAGACAATGAAACCAATGGAATTGAATTGACTAGAAACTATGGAAACGCTACACAATCTCTTCGATGGCGAATCTCAAAATACGGCAATGAGGGAGCAAATAATTCTGGGAGTGATTTTATTATTCAACGCTATGAAAGTAATGGAGGAGATTTTGGAGGAAGTAATACTCCATTTGGCATTAGTAGAAGTACTGGCTGGGTAACGATGTATGATGCACAAATTTTGGATACCTTACATACAGGCTCTGTCAATGTAACCAATGCAGTCAATCTGCAAAATGCCAATCTATATATGAAGGTCAATTCTTATACTACCTCTGCGACTATGCCCATACAAAGCTATTGTGCCATTCTTACGGGCTCTACGGCTAGTCAAACCTTGACTTTACCTACTACGCCAGCTACAGGAAGACTAGCGACTATTGTCAATCATAGCACACAATCGTGGAATATCAACCCTAGTTATACGATAAGCTCTAGCGCCACATCCAATGTCCTTAATAGTGGGGCAACTATACAGCTCATCTATGATGGCACTGTCTGGAGAAAAATGAATTAGTTACCTATAAAATGCCCAAGTCATGAAAAAATTGTTTTTAATTCTTATAATTCCTGCTTCGCTTTTAAATATCGCATTTGCGCAGTCCACCATAAATTGTATGGGAGGAGCCGCTGTTCTCAACGGAATCATTCATGAGGCTAGCATAGGTGAAATGTCGGCCGTGCAGACCCTCTCAGCAGGGGGAGTTCATATAACACAAGGAGTTTTACAAAAAATAGAAGCTACTCCATTATCTATTGAAAATTCGGGTATGCTGCTAGAGATAGATGTTTTCCCTAATCCAACTGCTGATTTATTGAGTCTTCAATTTAATAATTCCCCGTATGCAGATATTCATATCGAAATTATTGACATCTCTGGCAAGAAACTCATTCAAAGAGATGAAAAAATTCAAAGCCTAAATAAAGTCTTTAGTTTTGATTTATCAACTTATTCTGATGGTGTTTATCTACTCAATATCCTAGCAAATGATGGCTCGGCTAGGTATAGTAAAATAAGCTACCAGATTGTAAAACGATAATAAAAAAAGGCAGCTTGAAAATCTTCAAGCTGCCTTTCTATTTACTATGAAGTGTTTTCCTAACCTTTCTTATTGGCTACTAACACGATATCTAGGCTTACATTATTCTCAATGGCCTTATCCGCTGCAGCGCCAAAAAGCGTAGAGCCGTATTTGATGTCATATTTCGTTCTATCGAATACTAATTTTCCATTTGCTGTTATCTGATTTCCACTATTGCCTATTCTAGCATTGAAGCTAATAGGCTGAGAGATACCTTTGATTGTCAAATTTCCACTTACTACAGCCATTTTACCTTTGTAGGTAACTTTGGTAATATCTAGTTTAGCCTCAGGATGACTAGCGGTATTGAAAAAATCTTCATTTTTTAAATGTCCAATCAATTTGCCATTGTATTCTGCGTCAGCTATATCATCACATGTCATAGAATTCATGTCAATGGTTATTGAACCGTTTGTGATTTGATTGCCTGTAGCTGTCAGGCTACCTTGTGCTACTTTTATCTTACCGAAATGCTTTCCACCTACTTTTTTTCCAGTCCATAAAACCGAGGTAGCATTATTGTCCACCTCATAGGTAGCTACTGTCGTAGATTTCTGTGCAGGTGATTTTTTCATTTTTGCTTGTGCTTGTGCGGAATAACCTGCTAAAGCCACTAGCGCTAGAATAATTAGTTTTTTCATCTGATAATTTTTTTAATGTGAATAGTGATTTAAACTGATTTCTTTTTAGAATAGTTCTAAACAACAAGTAATTTAAAGTTATTTTAACGAAATTCAATCGCTATCAAAGATCATATCTACATTTCATACTTTTTAATACGCAATATTCCACATAAAAACTACATTTGCTAGTTATTGTACAAGAAATGAGCATTGAAGTCAATATAATTAATAACTCTAAGCATCCACTACCTGCATATGAAACTGCAGGCAGCGCAGGCATGGATATAAGAGCAAACATAGGAGAGGTTATTTCATTGAAGCCTTTTGAGCGCTTAGCTGTGCCAACGGGACTATTTATAGAATTGTCTCAAGGATATGAGGCGCAAATAAGGCCTAGAAGTGGATTGTCCTTAAAAACAGGGTTATCTATCCCAAATTCGCCAGGTACAATCGATAGTGATTACCGAGGTGAAATCAAAGTGATAGTCGCTAACCTATCGAACGAGCCAATTGAGA
Proteins encoded in this region:
- a CDS encoding T9SS type A sorting domain-containing protein is translated as MKKLFLILIIPASLLNIAFAQSTINCMGGAAVLNGIIHEASIGEMSAVQTLSAGGVHITQGVLQKIEATPLSIENSGMLLEIDVFPNPTADLLSLQFNNSPYADIHIEIIDISGKKLIQRDEKIQSLNKVFSFDLSTYSDGVYLLNILANDGSARYSKISYQIVKR
- a CDS encoding YceI family protein, with protein sequence MKKLIILALVALAGYSAQAQAKMKKSPAQKSTTVATYEVDNNATSVLWTGKKVGGKHFGKIKVAQGSLTATGNQITNGSITIDMNSMTCDDIADAEYNGKLIGHLKNEDFFNTASHPEAKLDITKVTYKGKMAVVSGNLTIKGISQPISFNARIGNSGNQITANGKLVFDRTKYDIKYGSTLFGAAADKAIENNVSLDIVLVANKKG
- a CDS encoding S8 family serine peptidase, which encodes MRHFILYCLVIVLSYYAQGQNQIEKKEVPHIQRIKFHKTLSSIQYEYFKDKGVCFLEYMGRQTYLVDDPQHILDEYTSLIANISSVQPHEKFIRFSPSKYRSRYENFIVKIYSSRKISDLNAILSTYKILEIDSLAHTITIRANENEILELANQNSVQYIEADDMVSAPDGLLDLGNKRSTSISLNANYGMQFNGTGINVGIQDDGNVNDHVDFHNRLLKNVKDNNGAHADLCSGSIAAAGNRDPLGMGAAWGANLHVFKQSGYPLFTNSTIAQLYTDDSIYITSTSYSQICNEGYKTISANIDAQIRSRTSLMHVISAGNDGDKNCGYGAGNNWGTITGGHKAAKNCLTVGSVNSYDAMSGFSSRGPAKDGRLKPEVCADGEQVYTTGNRDNYNLAKGTSQSAPGVAGALAQLYHAYKSKTGNNAPSALIKAAIMNGCEDLHNNGPDFRTGYGRINVWRSWRMIDNNSYFTSSIGQGDSNIHTITLPANAKSLRIMLYYHDREASPNAAKDLVNDLNMRVVHSIGTLNPWVLNHSPNPATIDNPAVRGIDSMNNHEQVTLNDPPSGNYQIIVKGHDIPMGNQPYVVIYEVQMDEVRLIFPAGGEAMAPGSEHTFRWDASHNSGSFHLEISNSTGTSWTTISNNIAGDKRWYNYTIPAGVSYSGLYKCRISRNGVADTSNSFSIIHRPENIRLDWVCADSAKFCWDTVANVSQYKVYKLGTKYMDSLSVTGNSFFVAKNLNPNNEDWFSAQSMGANNAFSRRGYAVEKERGMFNCASQVDLKLAAVISPEGSISSCIKRDSLKLVLKIINNGMAVNSVPVSYYLNKNPIARDTINQTLQMNSEYIITLTKTIAAKSTGIDSMMIYLAHPADAYRANDTLYFLWNNVAAYSVSIPFVEEFDSYADADTAFDCNIDHILPAPWYNDLNPAQDDMDWRIRSGATPSTESGPNGDTTSASANGKYAFVQSGNCEDFVAKLNLGCINLDTAQNPYLTYFYSMNGNNMGEHRVEIFGNGKWNFDTVNRKVGYQGSAWKQHRIDLTPYKGQKIMLRWTAKVKGELGSDIAIDRISIRDSIYRDTLTLNRNPLAGGTVSGNGIYTRSSSVTVSAIANPNYTFIKWTENGNPVSTNASYTFTISGNRTLVANFTQIMDTILTSASPSIGGSTAGSGTLARGANATVTATANAGYTFTNWTENGNPVSTNASYTFTISGNRNLVANFTQNVVNYMVTTASSPSNGGTTTGSGSFANGASVTVNATANAGYTFANWSENGIIVSTNASFTFTIVTNRNLVANFIQNVVNYTVALSANPIQGGTMIGTGSYNSGTTVTIQATPNAGYVFQNWTENGTVMSTNSSYSFVLNNNRTLVANFRANTNSISSVAINKLELYPNPAQSIVQVNSQMPIKSISIHDVLGKKLKEILLDKQLLLYSINIDDLSKGIYLVCINTEEGSIQTKLIVEK
- the dut gene encoding dUTP diphosphatase, which encodes MSIEVNIINNSKHPLPAYETAGSAGMDIRANIGEVISLKPFERLAVPTGLFIELSQGYEAQIRPRSGLSLKTGLSIPNSPGTIDSDYRGEIKVIVANLSNEPIEIKDGDRIAQMVIAKYERAEWKEVKNLEETERGSGGFGSTGV